DNA from Desulfarculus baarsii DSM 2075:
TTTGTTGCTGGCCTTGGTCGCGGTCTATTCGGCCATTGTCCCGCCGCTGCAGTCGCCAGACGAATGCAGCCACCTCAAACGCGCCTATCTGTTGACGCGCGGCGTCATCATGCTCGACGTCCATCCCACGCACGGATCGGGCGGCATGATCGACCAGGGATTGGCCGCGTTTATCGCCGCGCACCTGTATTTGCCACACAACGAAGGCAACACAGTGACACGGGCCATGCAGCGGTCGGCCAACGATATTGCATGGACGAAAAAAACGGTTTTCGAACCGGCGCCCGGCGCCGGATATTATTTCCCGCTGATCTACGCGCCCCACGCCATCGGCTTGGGCCTTGGCGAGTTATTCGGCCTCAGTTTATATCATTCATATCTGTTGACGCGCTTTACGCTGTCAGCCACCTGCCTGGCCTTGATATTCCTCGCCTTGGGCATATATCGCCCCAACTTTCTGGTGCTGACGCTGCTGCTTCTGCCCATGAGCGTTTTTCAGTTGGCAACGGTCAACATCGATGGCTTGACCACGGCGCTGACGCTTGTCGCGGTCGGTTTGTTTTTGCGCGTGGCCGACCGCCGACTCGAGTTCAGACCGTGGATGAGCCACGCCATGGCCGTGGCTGTGTTCATTCTGGTCACCTGCCGACCCCACCTGCTGCCGCTGCTGGCCTTGCCGTTTGTCTGCGCCCTGCTGCGCCGATCCAAGCGCGATCTGCTGCTTGGCCTGCTGGTGACCGTCGCCTCGCTGGGCTGGATCGGCCTGTCCATGTCGATCACCATGGACCTGCGCCAATCCCGTGACTTGGGCGTCAGCCAACTGCTGCTATTTTACCTGACGCATCCACGCGTTTTTTTCAGCTTGTTATGGAACACCTTGCAAAATGACGATTTGCTGCTTTTTTATCGTGAATCATTCATCGGCGTGCTGGGTTGGCTCGACGCCAAACTGGCTGATCACTACTATGCGGCGACATCGTATTTCCTGATTTTCACGGCGCTTATCTCGCTATCAATCAATAATATTCGCCAAGATTATCCGGCACGGCTGCTATTGCTTTTCATGGCGCTTGCATCGCTTGCGCTGATATTTTTCGCGCTGCTCATCGCCTGGACACCCCACCCATCAAAGGTCATCACCGGCGTGCAGGGCCGTTACTTCATCACGCCGGCGATCATCTTTGCCTACGCCCTAAGCGGTTCGGCAAACGTTTTCAGCCTCAAGCGGCCAGCCTTGGCCTCGCCGGCCATTGCCGCCTGGTTTATCGCCAGCGCTTATCATCTGGCCCACACGCTTGTTTTGCGCTATTACGCCACGCAAGGCTGAATACAATCACCGCCAAACAGATAACGCCCAGCCAAAAGCCATCGCCCGCAAAACCAGCTTGCGCGGTTTCGCGGGCGATGATTCGCCGCGGCTGGACGTCAGGCGATTACGAACCGCCCGGCTCCCGCCGCCGGCGTGACTCCAGCGCGCGGGCGATGGTCAGCCCGTCGATGTATTTCAAGTCGCCGCCCACGGGCATGCCGTAGCCCAGCCGGCTGATCAACAGCCCCGGCCGGGCCAGGCTCTGGGCGACCAGATCGGCGGTGGCCTCGCCCTCGACGGTGGAGTTGGTGGCGATGATCAATTCGCGCACGCCCTCGGCCGCCCGCCGCGTCAAGGCGTCCAGACCCAGTTGGCCCGGTCCCACGCCATCCAACGGCGAAAGCGCCCCGGACAACACGAAATAGAGCCCCCGATAGGCCCCGGCCGCCTCCATGGCCGCCAGGTCGGCCGGCGACTCGACCACGCAGAGCAGCCCGGAATCACGGGCCGGGTCGGCGCAGATGGCGCATGGATCGCGGTCGGCCAGGTTGCGACAGCGCGCGCAGGTGTTGACCTCCGCGCCCACCCGCGCCACCGCCGCGGCCAGGGCCCGCGCCTCCTCGGGCCGGGCCCGGGCCAGATGCAGGGCCAGGCGCTCGGCGGTCTTGCGGCCGATGCCAGGCAAGCGGCACAGCGCGCCCATGAGGTTCTCGACGGCGCGGGGATACACGGCGCGTTACATCAGGCCGGGAATGGACATGCCGCCGGTGAGCTTGCCCATCTCTTCCTGCATCATCTCCTGGGCCCGGCGCTGGGCCTCGCGCACCGAGGCGATGACCAGGTCACAGAGCATGTCCACGTCCTGGGGATCGACCACCTCCTGGTCCAGGCGCAGGGCCATCAGCTCGCCCCGGCCATTGACCGTGGCCTCGACCATGCCGCCGCCGGCTTGGGCCGAAACTTGACGCTCGGCCAATTCCTCTTGCATTTTCAGCATCTTCTGCTGCATCTTCTGGGCTTGCTTGACCAGGTTGCCCATGCCGCCCCGGGGAATCATCTATCTTGCTCCTCGATCTGGTTGGTTCATTTTTGCTCGATGGGATTGATGGCCACCACTTCGGCCTCGAAGACCTCCATGGCCACCCGCACCGCCGGGTGCTCGGCCACGCCGGACACCTGCTCCAGGGTCTGCCTGGTCGGCGGCGGCGGAGGCTCCTCCCGCCCCGGCGTCAGGCTGACCGCCCTGGGCGCGCCCCACAGATCGGCGGCGGCGGCGGACAACTTGGCCTCGTGTTCGGCGTTGCAATAGCGCGCCGCCGGGCCTGGCGGCATGGTGATGGCCAGGCCGTCGCCGCGCCCGGCCGCCACGGCCCGCGCCAGATAACTGCCAAAAACCGGCTCGCCCCGGCCGACAAACTCGGCCAACTGGCGCAGCGCCGTTTCGGGCGATGGCATGGCCTTGGCCGCGGCCGGCTGGACCGACGGAGACTGGACAGCGGCCGGCTGTGGATCGGCCACGGCGCGCGGCACGGCCTGGCCGGGCGCCTCGGCCCCGGCGGCCAGGCGGGTGATGATCTCATCCAGGGCCAACACCGGCCGCACCTGGGTCAGCTTGAGCAGGGTCATCTCCATGACCAAGCGCGGCTGGCTGGCCCGGCGGAACATCTCCTCGCCGGCGGCCAGGTGGTCGAAGATCTCGTGCAGGGTTTCGGGGCTGTGGGCCTGGGCCTGGCGCGAAAGCTCGGCGATTTCCTCGGCGGTCAGGCCGAACAGGTCGGCCCCGGGCGGAGCGCTCTTGGCCGCGGCCAGGTTGCGGAAATGCTCCATCAGCGCGCCGTAAAATGCCTGCATCTCGCCGCCGGCCGCGTAGACCCGCGAGACCAGCTCCAGCACCTGCCCGGCGTCGGCGGCCAAAACGGCCTCGGCCGTGCGCCAGACCATCTCATGGTCGATCAGCCCCAGCAGTTGCACCACATCCTGGTGGCGGAGGCCCTGTCGGCCCACGCTGAGCACCTGATCCAACAAGCTGAGGCTGTCGCGCACCGAGCCGTCGGCCTCGCGGGCCAGCAGGGCCAGACTCTCCGGCGGCAGATCGAAGCCCTCGGCCTGGCAGACGCCGGCCAGGTGTTCGGTCAGCACTCGGGGCGCCAAGCGTCTGAAATCATAGCGTTGGCAGCGCGAAAGAATGGTCAGGGGCACCTTGTGCGCGTCGGTGGTGGCCAGGATGAACACCGCGTGTTCCGGCGGCTCCTCGAGGGTTTTGAGCAAGGCGTTGAAGGCGGCCTTGCTGAGCATGTGCACTTCGTCGAGGATCGTCACCCGGTGGCGCGCCGACTGAGGGCGGAAGCGAATCACCTCGCGCAGCTCACGCACGTCCTCCACACGCGAATTGCTGGCCGCGTCGATCTCTTGCACGTCCACGGCCCGGCCCTCGTCGATCTCGCGGCAGTGGACGCACACACCACAGGGCTGATCGGTGGGGCCTTGCTGACAGTTGAGGGCCTTGGCCAAGATGCGCGCCACCGACGTCTTGCCCACGCCGCGCGGCCCCGTGAAGCAAAACGCGTGGGCCACCCGGCCGCTGGCGATGGCCCCGGCCAGGGTGGCGGTCACGTGCTCTTGGCCCACCACCTGCGAAAAGGTGGCCGGCCGATGCTTGCGGGCCAGGACTAGATAGCTCACGCGGGGGGCGCTCCGATGCGCGCGTCAGGCGCAACTATTTGATTTGTATC
Protein-coding regions in this window:
- a CDS encoding DUF2142 domain-containing protein; this translates as MTAKITALALGRLADPNQRAKALVFTLLLALVAVYSAIVPPLQSPDECSHLKRAYLLTRGVIMLDVHPTHGSGGMIDQGLAAFIAAHLYLPHNEGNTVTRAMQRSANDIAWTKKTVFEPAPGAGYYFPLIYAPHAIGLGLGELFGLSLYHSYLLTRFTLSATCLALIFLALGIYRPNFLVLTLLLLPMSVFQLATVNIDGLTTALTLVAVGLFLRVADRRLEFRPWMSHAMAVAVFILVTCRPHLLPLLALPFVCALLRRSKRDLLLGLLVTVASLGWIGLSMSITMDLRQSRDLGVSQLLLFYLTHPRVFFSLLWNTLQNDDLLLFYRESFIGVLGWLDAKLADHYYAATSYFLIFTALISLSINNIRQDYPARLLLLFMALASLALIFFALLIAWTPHPSKVITGVQGRYFITPAIIFAYALSGSANVFSLKRPALASPAIAAWFIASAYHLAHTLVLRYYATQG
- the dnaX gene encoding DNA polymerase III subunit gamma/tau, encoding MSYLVLARKHRPATFSQVVGQEHVTATLAGAIASGRVAHAFCFTGPRGVGKTSVARILAKALNCQQGPTDQPCGVCVHCREIDEGRAVDVQEIDAASNSRVEDVRELREVIRFRPQSARHRVTILDEVHMLSKAAFNALLKTLEEPPEHAVFILATTDAHKVPLTILSRCQRYDFRRLAPRVLTEHLAGVCQAEGFDLPPESLALLAREADGSVRDSLSLLDQVLSVGRQGLRHQDVVQLLGLIDHEMVWRTAEAVLAADAGQVLELVSRVYAAGGEMQAFYGALMEHFRNLAAAKSAPPGADLFGLTAEEIAELSRQAQAHSPETLHEIFDHLAAGEEMFRRASQPRLVMEMTLLKLTQVRPVLALDEIITRLAAGAEAPGQAVPRAVADPQPAAVQSPSVQPAAAKAMPSPETALRQLAEFVGRGEPVFGSYLARAVAAGRGDGLAITMPPGPAARYCNAEHEAKLSAAAADLWGAPRAVSLTPGREEPPPPPTRQTLEQVSGVAEHPAVRVAMEVFEAEVVAINPIEQK
- the recR gene encoding recombination mediator RecR, yielding MYPRAVENLMGALCRLPGIGRKTAERLALHLARARPEEARALAAAVARVGAEVNTCARCRNLADRDPCAICADPARDSGLLCVVESPADLAAMEAAGAYRGLYFVLSGALSPLDGVGPGQLGLDALTRRAAEGVRELIIATNSTVEGEATADLVAQSLARPGLLISRLGYGMPVGGDLKYIDGLTIARALESRRRREPGGS
- a CDS encoding YbaB/EbfC family nucleoid-associated protein, giving the protein MIPRGGMGNLVKQAQKMQQKMLKMQEELAERQVSAQAGGGMVEATVNGRGELMALRLDQEVVDPQDVDMLCDLVIASVREAQRRAQEMMQEEMGKLTGGMSIPGLM